One window of the Mixophyes fleayi isolate aMixFle1 chromosome 6, aMixFle1.hap1, whole genome shotgun sequence genome contains the following:
- the TEPSIN gene encoding AP-4 complex accessory subunit tepsin, with translation MAVMDRLAFLHQLPLLLKGTSDDDTPCPGYLYEEIAKISHESPGSCRCLLEYLLNRLQSSSCYVKLKVLKILLYLCSHGSDQFIQDLRRNVVYMQEAAAVSGPPDPLHGISLYQKVRCTAQELVGSLFSDNTHRMSNVVPTKEKSQTGMGYQVFHPQTLQGFGFSQEKHNIGTPSEALLSGIQRAAVAVTQAVLVGAASPPPCLRDQADDTYKPVAVPLGDQHPPAEKTVPQGALSFRGSHRTGVPGGGWNDSDSGHSSQDSLQDKSLHSRSSDAGSKTGSDGQSRNCNRESTEISERVESAHPGDCLQEAQLVLTVTRGQKVFLTQEEVQHFVRGCSLLNCEVVFEMLNHSLEEDNTCVKLRSMCAIASLVTSDLLSHDHMLAVVRKNLLKLSKGPPGPVMDKARKILLQFEALTQTSPKHRAVRLLPSPSSPQTSSLDLLTDAFPEPAGEKLLTPSSLISETDSTKSACCSFSVNGSVQNSSQDVDMGEKATEIGLAVEGDAAVFAQTVTHGRLSLFDGMDLVTPVRSTIIDQTPPEIDITNAILQERTLKPCLPSVFSFLNS, from the exons CTTCCATTGTTGTTAAAAGGGACCTCTGATGACGACACCCCCTGTCCTGGATACTTGTATGAGGAAATTGCCA AGATTTCTCATGAGTCTCCAGGTAGCTGTCGGTGTCTCCTGGAATATCTGTTGAACCGCTTGCAGAGCAGCTCATGTTATGTGAAGTTAAAG GTGCTGAAAATCCTACTCTATCTGTGTTCTCATGGGTCTGATCAGTTCATCCAGGATCTCCGGCGCAATGTGGTGTACATGCAGGAGGCTGCAG CTGTTAGTGGGCCGCCAGACCCCCTTCATGGTATCAGCCTGTACCAGAAGGTACGATGTACAGCTCAG GAACTTGTGGGCAGCTTGTTCTCTGACAACACCCATCGTATGTCCAATGTGGTGCCAACCAAGGAGAAGTCCCAGACAG GAATGGGTTATCAGGTCTTTCATCCCCAGACTTTGCAAGGGTTTGGATTTTCCCAGGAGAAACACAATATAG GTACCCCAAGTGAAGCTCTGCTCAGTGGTATACAGAGAGCAGCTGTAGCTGTGACTCAGGCAGTGCTAGTTGGAGCTGCATCACCTCCTCCTTGCCTAAGGGATCAAGCAGATGACACATATAAGCCAGTGGCAGTGCCCCTTGGTGACCAGCACCCCCCTGCTGAAAAGACTGTGCCTCAAGGTGCACTTAGCTTCAGAG GCAGTCATCGCACAGGCGTTCCGGGGGGAGGATGGAATGACAGCGATAGTGGACATAGTTCTCAGGACTCCTTACAGGACAAGTCTCTACACAGTCGTTCCTCAGATGCCGGTAGCAAAACAGGCAGTGATGGCCAGTCCCGCAATTGTAACCGAGAGAGCACCGAGATCTCTGAAAG GGTGGAGTCTGCTCACCCCGGGGACTGTTTACAAGAGGCACAGTTGGTTTTGACAGTGACCAGGGGACAAAAAGTATTCCTCACCCAGGAGGAAGTGCAACATTTTGTTAGAGG GTGTTCACTGCTGAACTGTGAAGTGGTTTTCGAAATGTTAAATCATTCATTGGAAGAGGACAATACATGTGTCAAACTG CGATCCATGTGTGCTATTGCTTCTCTCGTGACCTCTGACCTTTTGTCACATGACCACATGTTGGCAGTGGTTAGAAAGAATCTGCTGAAGCTCAGCAAAGGACCCCCAGGACCAGTGATGGACAAGGCCAGGAAG attcttCTACAATTTGAGGCACTTACACAAACTTCACCCAAGCACAGGGCTGTCCGTCTCTTGCCTTCGCCATCCTCCCCTCAAACCAGCTCCCTGGATCTTTTAACTGATGCGTTTCCTGAACCAGCTGGAGAGAAATTACTGACCCCATCTTCACTCATTTCAGAGACAGACTCCACAAAGTCTGCTTGCTGCAGTTTTAGTGTTAACGGATCTGTGCAAAACAGCAGCCAAGATGTGGACATGGGTGAAAAAGCTACTGAAATAGGCTTGGCTGTTGAAGGTGATGCTGCAGTGTTTGCTCAGACTGTTACACATGGACGTTTGTCTCTTTTCGATGGCATGGATTTAGTTACCCCAGTAAGGAGTACAATAATAGATCAAACACCCCCTGAAATTGACATAACAAATGCAATATTACAGGAAAGGACTCTCAAGCCATGTCTACCCTCAGTGTTCTCCTTTCTAAACAGTTGA